One Pseudomonas abieticivorans genomic region harbors:
- a CDS encoding 2Fe-2S iron-sulfur cluster-binding protein codes for MESFPWHAGELQLQQRAGVAERMAVVGRRAIGKQLPDQHRQFYPLLPYLVMGGVDADGRPWATMLEGPPGFAHSPGPQVLRLDSLPGSSDPLAVAPGSAVGLLGIDLNTRRRNRVNGQVAVVDDQGFSVAVAQAFGNCPQYIQLRAVQSGGVPEKPGPVERAPELNERDRQCISRADTFFVASFVDEDGDPERRSVDVSHRGGNPGFVRVQGNVLTIPDFAGNLFFNTLGNLLLNPMAGLLFVDFATGDLLHLSGRTEILLQSDEIAAFQGAERLWQLAVEQVVRRPAALALRWQLHGVSPTSQLTGDWVQAAARLQADALRDTWRPWRVTRIVDESRDIRSFYLAPDDGAGLPRFDAGQHLPVRIALSPGQAPVIGTYSLSSAPSDDFLRISVKRDGRVSAYLHDQVGVGDVIQARAPQGRFSVQAQARRPLVLLAAGVGVTPLLSMLREVVYQGQRTRRTRPTWFIQSARHLADLAFGEELQALQAQAGDALQVIRLLSQPEACARAGQDYHGQGRIDIALLKAVLSLDDFDFYLCGPGTFTQALYDGLRDLHLQDDRIHAETFGPSSLKRTQDKPVASVQQPPAASAPVPVVFATSGQQARWKPGGGSLLELAESRGLAPEFSCRGGSCGTCATRLVSGQVHYPSPPAELPAPGEVLICCAVPAQGADPLVLAL; via the coding sequence ATCGAATCGTTCCCCTGGCACGCCGGCGAACTGCAGCTGCAACAGCGCGCCGGCGTGGCCGAACGCATGGCCGTGGTGGGGCGCCGGGCCATTGGCAAGCAACTGCCCGACCAGCATCGTCAGTTTTATCCGTTGCTACCGTACCTGGTGATGGGCGGCGTGGATGCCGACGGGCGGCCGTGGGCGACGATGCTGGAAGGCCCTCCAGGCTTCGCCCATTCGCCCGGCCCACAGGTGCTGCGGCTCGACAGCCTGCCGGGCAGCAGCGACCCATTGGCCGTGGCCCCTGGCAGCGCCGTGGGCCTGCTTGGCATCGACCTGAACACCCGCCGGCGCAACCGCGTCAACGGCCAGGTCGCGGTGGTGGACGACCAAGGCTTCAGCGTGGCGGTGGCCCAGGCCTTCGGCAATTGCCCGCAGTACATTCAGTTGCGCGCGGTGCAGTCTGGCGGGGTGCCCGAAAAACCGGGCCCGGTCGAACGTGCCCCTGAACTGAACGAGCGCGACCGGCAGTGCATCAGCCGCGCCGACACCTTTTTCGTCGCCAGTTTCGTGGATGAAGACGGCGATCCCGAACGGCGCTCCGTGGATGTTTCCCACCGTGGCGGCAACCCAGGGTTTGTGCGGGTGCAGGGCAATGTGCTGACGATTCCGGACTTTGCCGGCAATCTGTTTTTCAACACGCTGGGCAATCTGCTGCTCAACCCCATGGCGGGGTTGTTGTTTGTCGACTTTGCCACGGGCGACCTGCTGCACCTGAGCGGGCGTACCGAGATCCTGCTGCAGAGCGATGAAATCGCCGCGTTCCAGGGCGCCGAGCGCCTCTGGCAACTGGCCGTGGAGCAGGTGGTGCGCCGCCCGGCCGCGCTGGCCTTGCGTTGGCAATTGCACGGCGTGTCGCCCACCAGCCAACTGACTGGCGATTGGGTGCAGGCCGCCGCGCGGCTGCAAGCCGACGCGTTACGCGACACCTGGCGGCCTTGGCGGGTGACGCGCATCGTCGATGAAAGCCGCGACATCCGTTCGTTTTACCTGGCGCCCGATGACGGCGCCGGGCTGCCACGTTTCGATGCCGGGCAGCACTTGCCAGTGCGCATTGCCCTGAGCCCCGGCCAGGCGCCGGTCATTGGCACTTACAGCCTGTCCAGCGCACCGTCCGATGATTTTCTACGCATCAGCGTCAAGCGCGATGGGCGGGTGTCGGCATACCTGCATGACCAGGTGGGCGTGGGCGACGTGATCCAAGCCCGTGCGCCCCAGGGCCGCTTCAGTGTGCAGGCCCAGGCGCGTCGGCCACTGGTGCTGCTCGCCGCAGGCGTGGGCGTGACGCCGTTGCTGTCGATGCTGCGCGAGGTGGTTTACCAAGGCCAGCGCACCCGGCGTACCCGGCCTACCTGGTTTATCCAGAGCGCCCGGCACCTGGCGGACCTGGCCTTTGGCGAGGAGTTGCAGGCGCTGCAAGCACAGGCCGGCGATGCGCTGCAGGTGATCCGCCTGCTCAGCCAGCCTGAGGCCTGCGCCCGGGCGGGGCAGGATTACCATGGGCAAGGGCGCATCGACATTGCGCTGCTCAAGGCGGTGTTGTCGTTGGATGACTTCGACTTCTACCTGTGCGGCCCCGGCACGTTTACCCAGGCGCTGTACGATGGTCTGCGTGACTTGCACCTGCAGGACGACCGCATCCATGCCGAAACCTTTGGCCCTTCCAGCCTCAAGCGGACCCAGGACAAGCCTGTGGCTAGCGTGCAGCAACCGCCCGCCGCCAGCGCGCCGGTGCCGGTGGTGTTTGCCACCTCAGGCCAGCAGGCGCGCTGGAAGCCGGGGGGTGGCAGTTTGCTGGAACTGGCCGAAAGCCGTGGCCTGGCCCCCGAATTCAGTTGCCGGGGTGGTTCGTGCGGCACGTGCGCCACCCGCCTGGTCAGTGGCCAGGTGCATTACCCCAGCCCACCGGCCGAGTTGCCGGCGCCTGGGGAGGTGTTGATTTGCTGCGCGGTGCCGGCACAGGGCGCGGATCCGTTGGTGCTGGCGCTCTGA
- a CDS encoding LysR family transcriptional regulator, whose amino-acid sequence MDRFQEMQVFLAVADAQGFAAAARRLKLSPPSVTRAVAALEARIGTQLLTRTTRSLHLSEAGQRYAEDCRRILGELDEAEAAAAGSYSLPSGVLTITAPVLFGDLYVTPLMAGYLDRYPPVSINALLVDRVVDMLEEGVDVAIRIGHLQEAGHHAVTVGHVRQVVCATPGYWDVHGRPSHPGELRRATIIQTSASHLHTDWHFVENGQPLSWRPEPRLVVTANQAAIHAASLGWGVTRVLSYQVARRVAAGELEVVLAEFEPPALPIQVVYAKGARLAAKVSTFVAHCVEQLGQDPALNPLISSVGADLSANGSPR is encoded by the coding sequence ATGGATCGATTTCAGGAAATGCAGGTGTTTCTGGCCGTGGCCGATGCCCAGGGGTTTGCCGCGGCGGCGCGCCGCCTCAAGCTGTCGCCGCCCAGTGTGACCCGCGCAGTGGCAGCCCTGGAAGCGCGCATTGGCACGCAACTGTTGACCCGCACCACCCGCAGCTTGCACCTGAGCGAGGCAGGCCAGCGTTACGCCGAGGATTGCCGGCGTATCCTGGGTGAACTCGATGAGGCCGAAGCGGCCGCGGCCGGTAGTTATTCGCTGCCCAGTGGCGTGTTGACGATCACGGCCCCCGTGTTGTTCGGCGACCTGTACGTCACGCCGCTGATGGCTGGCTATCTGGACCGCTACCCGCCCGTGTCGATCAATGCGCTGTTGGTAGACCGAGTGGTCGATATGCTTGAGGAGGGCGTCGACGTGGCCATTCGCATCGGCCACCTGCAAGAGGCCGGGCACCATGCGGTGACGGTCGGCCACGTGCGCCAGGTGGTCTGTGCCACCCCCGGCTATTGGGATGTGCATGGCCGCCCCAGCCACCCCGGCGAGCTGCGCCGGGCCACGATCATCCAGACCTCGGCCAGCCATTTGCACACCGACTGGCACTTCGTGGAAAACGGTCAGCCGCTGAGCTGGCGCCCCGAGCCACGGCTGGTAGTCACCGCCAACCAGGCGGCGATCCATGCCGCAAGCCTTGGGTGGGGCGTGACCCGGGTGCTGTCCTATCAAGTGGCGCGCCGGGTGGCGGCGGGGGAGTTGGAGGTGGTGCTGGCCGAGTTCGAGCCGCCGGCGTTGCCGATACAGGTGGTGTACGCCAAGGGCGCCCGATTAGCGGCCAAGGTCAGCACCTTCGTGGCGCACTGTGTGGAGCAACTGGGCCAGGACCCCGCGCTGAACCCGCTGATATCTTCCGTAGGCGCGGATTTATCCGCGAATGGATCGCCGCGGTGA
- the tnpA gene encoding IS66-like element accessory protein TnpA — MRQRSFYPKPFKAQVVQECLQPGATISSVAIHHGINVNVIRKWLPTYRDQSPATLPAFVPVKTVPRRASEEMVIISLPLGDKSITVKWPASDPDGCACFIRGLAQ; from the coding sequence ATGCGCCAACGAAGCTTTTATCCCAAACCATTCAAAGCCCAGGTCGTCCAAGAATGCCTGCAACCCGGAGCGACGATTTCCAGCGTAGCCATCCATCACGGCATCAACGTCAACGTGATCCGCAAGTGGCTACCGACTTACAGGGATCAATCGCCTGCAACCTTGCCGGCTTTCGTTCCGGTAAAAACGGTACCAAGGCGAGCATCAGAAGAGATGGTGATCATCTCGCTGCCTCTGGGTGATAAATCCATCACCGTAAAATGGCCAGCCTCGGATCCGGACGGCTGCGCCTGTTTCATTCGTGGCTTGGCCCAATGA
- the tnpB gene encoding IS66 family insertion sequence element accessory protein TnpB (TnpB, as the term is used for proteins encoded by IS66 family insertion elements, is considered an accessory protein, since TnpC, encoded by a neighboring gene, is a DDE family transposase.), with protein sequence MRAGTETALARAVAVFGAAKPHCAYLFANRRANRMKVLVHDGVGIWLAARRLNQGKFHWPGLHRGTEVELDPEQLQALVLGLPWQRVGAGGAITLL encoded by the coding sequence ATGCGCGCCGGCACTGAGACTGCGTTGGCCCGAGCGGTCGCGGTGTTCGGTGCGGCGAAGCCGCACTGCGCTTACCTCTTTGCCAACCGTCGGGCCAATCGGATGAAAGTCCTTGTGCATGACGGCGTCGGTATCTGGCTGGCGGCACGGCGCTTGAACCAAGGTAAGTTTCATTGGCCAGGCCTCCATCGTGGAACGGAGGTCGAACTCGACCCCGAACAACTCCAGGCGCTGGTACTTGGATTACCCTGGCAACGAGTCGGTGCGGGCGGCGCAATTACATTGCTTTAA
- a CDS encoding GNAT family N-acetyltransferase, with product MRVRPAIMGDSESMSRIAKATFSLACPTDTPAEELERYISENLTARCFQIALDTSSEEVRVLEKAGDIVGFSLVDYKPDRLNIPLADGIPELKRCYVDSKHHGTGAAQLLLTATLTGITDRIRLTVNDQNARAIGFYQRNGFLTVGETSFQCGDDVHRDLVMVREL from the coding sequence ATGCGTGTGCGTCCAGCGATAATGGGTGACTCTGAGAGCATGAGTAGAATCGCGAAGGCTACCTTTTCATTGGCGTGCCCAACTGACACTCCAGCAGAAGAACTGGAGCGCTACATCAGCGAAAATCTGACCGCGCGTTGTTTTCAGATCGCACTGGATACGTCAAGCGAAGAGGTGCGAGTGTTGGAGAAAGCTGGAGATATTGTGGGTTTCAGTTTGGTCGACTACAAACCAGATCGATTAAACATCCCACTGGCGGATGGCATCCCTGAGTTGAAGCGATGCTATGTCGATTCAAAACACCATGGAACCGGTGCCGCACAACTCCTCTTAACTGCGACGCTTACGGGTATTACAGATCGTATCCGGCTCACGGTGAATGATCAGAATGCCCGCGCAATAGGCTTCTACCAACGTAATGGATTTTTGACAGTTGGAGAAACCAGTTTTCAATGCGGCGATGATGTCCACCGAGACTTGGTGATGGTACGTGAACTGTAG
- the cfa gene encoding cyclopropane fatty acyl phospholipid synthase: MDSECSDDDIPVPPRPGKTQRVAEQMLGNAGILVNGPNPWDMRLNAPGVLERGLGYGNLGLGEAYMDGDWDAQHLDEFFARLLRGGIGDAVHPAALIFHALSARLLNLQNERRAWQVGQQHYDLGNDFYTAMLDPRLTYTCGYWQHADNLADAQEAKLDLVCRKLGLQPGMRVLDIGCGWGSFMAYAAEHYGVECVGVTISKEQCEWARERYSHLPLEFRLQDYRELDERFDRIASIGMFEHVGHKNYRVYMETAHRCLADEGLFLLHTIGKNQRHSTPDPWVDKYIFPNGDLPSIGQIGDALDGLFVAEDLHSFGADYDKTLMAWHSNFEAAWPQFAEQLGERFYRMWRYYLLSCAGAFRARDIQLWQWVLSRKGLVGGYQRIT; the protein is encoded by the coding sequence ATGGATTCAGAGTGTTCCGACGACGACATTCCCGTCCCACCGCGCCCCGGCAAGACTCAACGGGTGGCCGAGCAGATGCTTGGCAATGCTGGCATCCTGGTCAACGGGCCCAACCCCTGGGACATGCGCCTCAATGCCCCGGGCGTGCTGGAACGTGGCCTGGGCTACGGTAACCTGGGCCTGGGCGAGGCCTACATGGACGGGGATTGGGATGCGCAGCACCTGGATGAGTTCTTCGCGCGGCTGCTGCGCGGCGGTATTGGCGACGCCGTACACCCTGCGGCGTTGATTTTCCATGCCTTGAGCGCCCGCCTGCTCAACCTGCAAAACGAACGCCGCGCCTGGCAGGTCGGCCAGCAGCACTACGACCTGGGCAATGACTTCTACACCGCCATGCTCGACCCGCGCCTGACCTACACTTGCGGCTACTGGCAGCACGCCGACAACCTGGCCGACGCCCAGGAAGCGAAGCTTGACCTGGTGTGCCGCAAACTCGGGCTGCAACCGGGCATGCGCGTGTTGGACATCGGCTGCGGCTGGGGCAGTTTCATGGCCTACGCCGCCGAACACTACGGCGTGGAATGCGTGGGCGTGACCATTTCCAAAGAACAATGCGAATGGGCCCGCGAGCGCTATTCGCACCTGCCCTTGGAGTTCCGCCTGCAAGACTACCGCGAGTTGGACGAGCGCTTCGACCGCATCGCCAGCATCGGCATGTTCGAGCACGTGGGCCACAAGAACTACCGCGTGTACATGGAAACCGCGCACCGCTGCCTGGCAGACGAAGGGCTGTTCCTGCTGCACACCATCGGCAAGAACCAGCGCCACTCCACCCCTGACCCGTGGGTGGACAAGTACATTTTCCCCAACGGCGATTTACCCTCCATCGGCCAGATCGGCGATGCGCTGGATGGCCTGTTCGTGGCCGAAGACCTGCACAGCTTCGGCGCCGACTACGATAAGACGCTGATGGCCTGGCACAGCAACTTCGAAGCAGCATGGCCACAGTTCGCCGAACAACTGGGTGAACGCTTCTACCGCATGTGGCGTTACTACCTGCTGTCGTGCGCGGGGGCATTCCGCGCCCGCGATATTCAGCTGTGGCAGTGGGTGTTGTCGCGCAAAGGCTTGGTCGGCGGTTACCAACGCATCACGTGA
- the mobA gene encoding molybdenum cofactor guanylyltransferase MobA — MTATAPTAHCSILLLAGGRGQRMGGADKGLIAWHGQPLVAHVQAVVRPLTDDLIISCNRNPERYQAFADHLVSDAQADFPGPLAGVLAGLAKARHPQMLVLACDAPCVDRPLLRSLLALGPRQPAMVREAGQWQPMFSLIPRHLLPALQEAWHQGERSVLRALLPHGLLPLECPAGDPRLVNFNTPALLQAHAP, encoded by the coding sequence ATGACCGCCACTGCACCCACTGCCCACTGTTCCATCCTGCTGCTGGCCGGCGGCCGCGGCCAACGCATGGGCGGCGCAGACAAGGGCCTGATTGCCTGGCACGGGCAACCCCTGGTTGCCCACGTACAGGCGGTGGTTCGCCCGCTGACCGACGACCTGATCATTTCCTGCAACCGCAACCCGGAGCGCTACCAAGCCTTCGCCGACCACTTGGTCAGCGATGCGCAGGCAGACTTTCCCGGCCCCCTGGCCGGCGTGTTGGCAGGCCTTGCCAAGGCCCGGCACCCGCAGATGCTGGTGTTGGCCTGCGACGCCCCGTGCGTTGACCGCCCACTGCTGCGCAGCCTGCTCGCGCTGGGGCCGCGGCAGCCTGCGATGGTGCGCGAGGCCGGCCAATGGCAACCGATGTTCAGCCTGATCCCGCGCCACCTGTTGCCGGCATTGCAAGAGGCCTGGCATCAGGGCGAGCGCAGCGTGTTGCGGGCCTTGTTGCCCCACGGCCTGCTACCGCTGGAGTGCCCGGCGGGCGATCCACGCCTGGTCAATTTCAACACGCCGGCGCTGTTGCAGGCCCATGCACCTTGA
- a CDS encoding LysR substrate-binding domain-containing protein, with protein sequence MRTNQHMGLMPYMAVFAKVVELGSFSAAALQLGLTASAVSRQVATLEKALAVKLLERTTRSLRLSEAGAEVYARCCEMVEAGRSVMAVADRFVASPQGLVRLSAPKAFGRKLISPHIAEFLGLYPEVDVQLMLIDRPMDLIGDGLDLMIRITDTPPPGLAARPLLDVYHLLCASPAYLERAGHPAHPHDLARHSCIYLGETPGDNRWHLRHGASGEQVSVSVRGRFVSNHSEARLDAVLDDLGIGCLPFFTAAQALKAERVVEVLPQWRYETSYFGKAWMLYPPNRYLPPKCRVLIDFLAARVAAH encoded by the coding sequence ATGAGAACGAATCAGCACATGGGCCTGATGCCCTACATGGCGGTGTTCGCCAAGGTGGTGGAGCTGGGTAGTTTTTCGGCTGCCGCCCTGCAACTGGGGCTCACCGCTTCGGCGGTCAGCCGCCAGGTGGCCACGCTGGAAAAAGCCCTGGCGGTCAAGTTGCTGGAGCGCACCACCCGCAGCCTGCGGCTGTCCGAGGCGGGGGCCGAGGTGTATGCGCGCTGTTGCGAAATGGTCGAGGCCGGGCGCTCGGTGATGGCGGTGGCCGACCGCTTCGTCGCCAGCCCCCAGGGCCTGGTGCGCCTGAGCGCGCCCAAGGCGTTCGGGCGCAAGTTGATCAGCCCGCACATCGCCGAGTTCCTGGGCCTGTACCCCGAGGTCGACGTGCAGTTGATGCTGATCGATCGGCCCATGGACCTGATCGGCGACGGCCTGGACCTGATGATCCGGATCACCGATACGCCGCCGCCGGGCCTGGCCGCACGGCCGCTGCTGGATGTCTACCACCTGCTGTGCGCCAGCCCCGCCTACCTTGAACGCGCAGGCCACCCCGCCCACCCCCACGACCTGGCGCGGCACAGTTGCATCTACCTGGGCGAAACCCCGGGCGACAACCGCTGGCACCTGCGCCATGGTGCCAGCGGCGAACAGGTCAGCGTTTCGGTGCGCGGGCGTTTCGTCTCCAACCACAGTGAAGCGCGCCTGGATGCAGTGCTCGATGACCTGGGCATTGGCTGCCTGCCGTTCTTTACTGCTGCCCAGGCGCTGAAAGCTGAGCGCGTGGTCGAGGTACTGCCCCAGTGGCGCTATGAAACCAGCTACTTCGGCAAGGCCTGGATGCTTTACCCGCCCAACCGTTACCTGCCGCCCAAATGTCGGGTGCTGATCGACTTCCTGGCCGCCAGAGTCGCCGCGCACTGA
- a CDS encoding DMT family transporter, translating to MNRLAVRNADLMLLLVAIIWGTSYGVAKQALVFYPVLGFLFIRFSMTCVLLLPSLRGQFRAALRPGLPLGLTLLAIFLLETYGVLQTSASNAAFLISLFVVFTPFFEWLMFKRRPTTAAFLAAGLSLLGALLLTHGGEVRMNLGDWLMIGAALLRGFIVCLTKRYSQTSNVSALALTAVQTGVVASGCLLLLLALPGPLPALPHAPAFWWATAYLVVFCTLFAFYAQNYGVRRTTPTRASLLMGSEPLFGALFAVLWLGEQLSAAAWLGGLLIVLTSLWASRPAREQGSGAAAPAHG from the coding sequence ATGAACAGACTCGCAGTACGCAACGCCGACCTGATGCTATTGCTGGTGGCGATCATCTGGGGCACCAGCTATGGCGTGGCCAAGCAGGCGCTGGTGTTTTACCCGGTGCTGGGCTTTTTGTTCATCCGCTTCAGCATGACCTGCGTGTTGTTGCTGCCCAGCCTGCGCGGGCAGTTTCGCGCAGCCTTGCGCCCTGGCTTGCCCCTGGGGCTGACCTTGCTGGCGATTTTCCTGCTGGAGACCTACGGCGTGCTGCAGACCAGTGCCAGCAACGCGGCGTTCCTGATCAGTCTATTCGTGGTGTTCACGCCGTTTTTCGAGTGGCTGATGTTCAAGCGTCGGCCGACCACTGCGGCGTTCCTGGCGGCTGGCTTGTCATTGCTGGGCGCGCTGCTGCTGACCCATGGCGGCGAGGTACGGATGAACCTGGGCGACTGGCTGATGATCGGCGCGGCGCTACTGCGCGGTTTCATCGTGTGCCTGACCAAGCGCTATTCGCAAACCAGCAACGTGTCGGCCCTGGCACTGACCGCCGTGCAGACCGGGGTGGTGGCCAGCGGCTGCCTACTGTTGCTGTTGGCGCTGCCGGGGCCACTGCCTGCATTGCCGCACGCCCCGGCGTTCTGGTGGGCGACGGCCTACCTGGTGGTGTTTTGCACGCTGTTTGCCTTTTACGCGCAAAACTACGGGGTGCGCCGCACCACCCCGACCCGGGCCTCCTTGCTGATGGGCTCCGAGCCATTGTTTGGTGCACTGTTCGCGGTGCTGTGGCTAGGCGAGCAGTTGAGCGCCGCCGCCTGGTTGGGCGGGTTGCTGATCGTGCTGACGTCGTTGTGGGCGAGCCGGCCGGCGCGCGAGCAGGGCAGTGGTGCCGCTGCCCCGGCTCACGGGTAA
- a CDS encoding bifunctional diguanylate cyclase/phosphodiesterase, translating into MTNRFNDRLRRLKCPNVLNLLPLVILVIGSSLAISVGQMDSKHRRDEQRAQVELRLNAIGAQVESSLRSAFGEAEGIAQLISLDGRIDDGHFRAMADQVLKSVGYIHHLVIAPDDVMTAVYPLHGNEQILGRDYRTLGEQYAQVQRARRLAQATLDGPLALLQGGRALIYRRPIFLTQHRGMPRYWGSLAVVADIDPLLKATGLADDQTLDVALRTGDNQSAPGVVISGDATLFQGAASVQAIKVPGGAWQLAGQPHGGWTTFGLLDSSLFILCQGAVLLFGVLTHLLGRSHRTVSRRNQELSDEIFERVAIQASLVQSEDRFRTLFERSPDPVWIVDAQDHCVQANAAALKAFGFSDMADFRGLTPADVSPVLQPDGQTSAYKAMANMRATHAKGVHRFEWLHKHTDGSTFAAQVTLCIMQLAQETLTYSIVRDITQLKRAQAELEQLAHYDAITRLPNRPHFHLRLNQAIEQGAPLAVLILDVDGFKTVNDTLGHPLGDRLLQQATQRFIASIAASDTVARLGGDEFAFILLGNERVMAVVQALVQALHAPFDLDGNTALVTASIGVALFPEHGKSSDELLRHADTAMYAAKESGRNDYRVYQASMTRQMQARVDLEHALRRALAGQEFEVWYQPKVDLFSGRVEGAEALLRWHDPQLGLVMPGDFIPLAERTGLIVPMGEWLLAQVCQQLQTWQAHGHRLGHIAVNVAVPQIERSDFVATVQQALARHGLNPCQLEVEVTESLIMESPDLARNVLRRLQALGVHTAVDDFGTGYSSLAYLHLLPIDHLKIDRAFIRDLPDSAAHAAITRAIIDLGRALEFRVTAEGIETQEQYEFLRNAGCDSGQGYLIGRPMPAKAFEAWLVQRDEVVYP; encoded by the coding sequence ATGACCAATCGATTCAATGACCGACTGCGCCGGCTCAAATGCCCAAATGTCCTGAACCTGCTGCCACTGGTCATTTTGGTGATAGGCAGCAGCCTGGCCATCAGCGTCGGGCAAATGGACAGCAAGCACCGGCGCGACGAGCAACGGGCCCAGGTCGAGCTGCGCCTGAATGCCATCGGCGCCCAAGTGGAAAGCAGCCTGCGCAGCGCGTTTGGCGAGGCCGAGGGCATCGCCCAACTGATCAGCCTGGACGGGCGTATCGATGACGGCCATTTTCGCGCCATGGCCGACCAGGTGCTCAAGTCCGTGGGCTACATTCACCACCTGGTCATTGCCCCCGACGATGTCATGACCGCGGTCTACCCATTGCATGGCAATGAGCAGATCCTGGGCAGGGACTACCGCACGCTCGGTGAACAATACGCCCAGGTGCAGCGGGCCAGGCGCCTCGCGCAAGCGACTTTGGACGGCCCGCTGGCGTTGCTCCAGGGGGGCCGGGCACTGATTTACCGGCGGCCGATTTTCTTGACCCAACACCGGGGCATGCCGCGCTACTGGGGTAGCCTGGCGGTGGTCGCCGATATCGACCCGCTGCTCAAGGCCACCGGCCTTGCCGACGACCAGACGCTGGACGTTGCCCTGCGCACGGGTGACAACCAGAGCGCACCCGGCGTGGTGATCAGCGGCGATGCGACGCTGTTCCAGGGCGCTGCCAGCGTGCAGGCGATCAAAGTGCCGGGCGGCGCCTGGCAATTGGCCGGGCAACCCCACGGCGGCTGGACAACCTTCGGGTTACTGGACTCCTCGCTGTTTATCCTGTGCCAGGGCGCCGTGTTGCTGTTTGGCGTGTTGACCCATTTGCTAGGCCGCAGCCACCGCACGGTCAGCCGGCGCAACCAGGAACTGAGCGATGAAATCTTTGAGCGCGTTGCCATCCAGGCGTCGCTGGTGCAGAGCGAGGACCGCTTCCGCACGCTGTTCGAGCGCTCGCCTGATCCGGTCTGGATCGTCGACGCCCAAGACCACTGCGTGCAAGCCAACGCCGCTGCCCTCAAGGCCTTCGGCTTCAGTGACATGGCCGATTTTCGCGGCCTGACGCCAGCCGATGTGTCCCCCGTGCTGCAGCCCGATGGCCAGACCTCGGCATACAAGGCCATGGCCAACATGCGCGCCACCCATGCCAAGGGCGTGCACCGCTTCGAATGGCTGCACAAGCACACCGACGGCTCCACGTTCGCCGCCCAGGTCACGCTGTGCATCATGCAACTGGCCCAGGAAACCCTGACCTACTCGATCGTGCGTGACATTACCCAACTCAAGCGTGCCCAGGCCGAGCTTGAGCAACTGGCCCATTACGACGCGATCACCCGCCTGCCCAACCGCCCCCACTTTCATCTACGCCTCAACCAGGCTATCGAGCAAGGCGCGCCATTGGCCGTGCTGATCCTTGACGTGGATGGTTTCAAGACCGTCAACGACACCCTTGGCCACCCCCTGGGCGACCGGCTGTTGCAACAGGCCACCCAGCGTTTCATCGCCAGCATCGCTGCCAGCGACACCGTGGCACGCCTGGGCGGCGATGAATTCGCCTTTATCCTGCTGGGCAATGAGCGGGTGATGGCCGTGGTACAGGCTTTGGTCCAGGCACTGCACGCGCCGTTCGACCTGGACGGCAATACCGCGCTGGTCACGGCCAGCATCGGCGTGGCCTTGTTCCCTGAGCACGGCAAGAGCAGCGATGAGTTGCTGCGCCATGCCGACACCGCCATGTACGCGGCCAAGGAGTCGGGGCGCAATGACTACCGCGTGTACCAGGCCAGCATGACCCGCCAGATGCAGGCAAGGGTGGACCTGGAGCACGCCTTGCGCCGGGCCCTGGCCGGCCAGGAGTTCGAGGTGTGGTACCAGCCCAAGGTCGACCTGTTCAGTGGCCGCGTCGAGGGCGCCGAAGCCCTGCTGCGCTGGCACGACCCGCAGTTGGGCCTGGTGATGCCGGGCGACTTCATCCCGCTGGCCGAGCGCACCGGGTTGATCGTGCCCATGGGCGAGTGGTTGCTTGCGCAGGTGTGCCAACAGTTGCAAACCTGGCAGGCCCACGGTCACCGCCTGGGCCATATCGCCGTGAACGTGGCGGTGCCGCAAATCGAGCGCAGCGATTTTGTCGCCACCGTGCAGCAGGCGCTTGCGCGCCACGGTCTGAACCCCTGCCAACTGGAAGTGGAAGTCACCGAAAGCCTGATCATGGAAAGCCCGGACCTGGCTCGCAATGTCCTGCGGCGCCTGCAGGCGCTGGGCGTGCATACGGCGGTGGACGACTTTGGTACCGGCTACTCATCCCTGGCTTACCTGCACCTGCTGCCCATCGACCACCTGAAGATCGATCGGGCCTTCATCCGCGACCTGCCTGACTCCGCCGCACACGCCGCGATCACCCGGGCCATTATCGACCTGGGGCGAGCCTTGGAATTCCGGGTGACAGCCGAGGGTATCGAAACCCAGGAGCAGTACGAATTCTTGCGCAACGCCGGCTGTGATTCGGGCCAGGGTTACCTGATTGGCCGGCCCATGCCGGCCAAGGCGTTCGAGGCGTGGCTGGTTCAACGTGATGAAGTGGTTTACCCGTGA